The proteins below come from a single Garra rufa chromosome 3, GarRuf1.0, whole genome shotgun sequence genomic window:
- the LOC141331859 gene encoding zona pellucida sperm-binding protein 4-like: MFQPSDHRFKQSAQQQSAQQVPQKFQLQQPVKAEPVDKCAVADYEQIQCGQPGISGAECEAINCCFNGQQCYYGKAVTVQCIRDGQFVVVVARDVTLPRLSLDSVRLVGGSEPPCAPVDSTPFFAIYQFPVTACGTSMMEDSGYVVYENRMTSSYEVGVGPFGSITRDSHFELLFQCRYSGTAVEALVVEVNSVPAPPPVAAPGPLRVELRLANGQCVTKGCAEGDEAYTSYYGAADYPVTKVLREPVYVEVRILERTDPNLVLMLGRCWATSTPSPLSLPQWDLLIDGCPYYDDRYLTALVPVTRASGLQFPTHYKRFVVKMFTFVDPASLAPLQETIFIHCSTAVCHPSSGSCEQSCGRKRRDVAVRTSTIGQTVSSGEVRLVV; this comes from the exons ATGTTCCAGCCGTCTGACCATCGGTTTAAACAGTCAGCTCAACAACAATCTGCTCAGCAGGTTCCTCAGAAGTTTCAGCTTCAGCAGCCAGTGAAGGCCGAGCCTGTTGACAAATGTGCTGTAGCTGATTATGAGCAGATCCAATGTGGACAACCTGGTATCAGTGGTGCTGAGTGTGAGGCTATCAACTGCTGCTTTAACGGACAACAGTGTTACTATGGGAAAGCAG TGACTGTCCAGTGTATTAGAGATGGTCAGTTTGTGGTAGTGGTGGCTAGAGATGTTACGCTGCCTCGACTGAGTCTGGATTCGGTCCGTCTAGTGGGTGGAAGTGAACCACCTTGCGCTCCTGTGGACTCTACACCTTTCTTTGCTATATACCAGTTCCCTGTCACCGCATGTGGCACGAGCATGATG GAGGACAGTGGATATGTGGTGTATGAAAACAGAATGACCTCCTCGTATGAAGTAGGCGTTGGTCCGTTTGGTTCCATCACAAGAGACAGCCATTTTGA GCTTCTCTTCCAGTGTAGGTACTCTGGTACTGCTGTGGAAGCTCTGGTTGTGGAGGTCAACAGTGTTCCTGCACCTCCACCAGTAGCTGCTCCTGGACCTCTCAGAGTGGAGCTTAGACTGGCGAATGGCCAATGTGTCACCAAAGGTTGCGCAGAAG GGGATGAGGCCTACACGTCCTACTACGGTGCTGCTGATTACCCCGTCACGAAAGTCCTGCGAGAGCCTGTGTATGTTGAGGTGCGCATTCTGGAGAGGACTGACCCCAACCTTGTCCTGATGCTGGGACGTTGTTGGGCGACATCAACCCCCAGTCCACTCAGTCTACCCCAGTGGGATCTTCTGATTGATGG ATGCCCTTACTATGATGACCGTTACCTGACCGCACTGGTTCCAGTCACTAGAGCGTCTGGTCTTCAGTTCCCAACCCACTACAAGCGCTTCGTTGTCAAGATGTTCACGTTTGTTGATCCAGCATCACTGGCTCCTCTGCAGGAAACC ATCTTCATCCATTGCAGTACAGCGGTGTGTCATCCCTCTTCTGGCTCCTGTGAGCAAAGCTGTGGCAGGAAGA GAAGAGATGTTGCTGTGAGGACCTCCACTATTGGACAAACTGTTTCCAGTGGAGAAGTGAGATTGGTTGTATGA